A segment of the Pseudomonas serboccidentalis genome:
TGCGGTAATCATCCCGCCGATCACCCCGGTGCCAATCGCCTGCTGGCTCGCCGAACTGGCGCCGGTGGCGATGGCCAATGGCACCACGCCAAGGATGAACGCCAGCGAGGTCATCACGATCGGCCGCAGACGCAAACGGGCTGCCTGCAACGTCGCATCGATCAGATCGTGACCTTCGTCATACAGGCTCTTGGCGAATTCGATGATCAGGATCGCGTTCTTCGCCGACAGACCGATGATGGTGATCAGCCCGACCTTGAAGAACACGTCGTTGGGCATGCCGCGCAAGGTCACGGCCAGCACCGCGCCGAGCACACCCAGCGGCACCACCAGCAGCACCGAAGTCGGAATCGACCAGCTCTCGTACAGCGCCGCCAGACACAGGAACACGATCAGCAGCGACAGGCCCAACAGAATCGGCGCCTGACTGCCGGACAGACGTTCCTGCAACGACAACCCCGTCCATTCCTGACCCAGACCTTTCGGCCCTTGGGCGACCAGCCGTTCAATCTCCGCCATCGCCTCGCCGCTGCTGTGCCCCGGCGACGGTTCGCCGGAAATCGCAATCGCCGGATAACCGTTGTATCGGGTCAGTTGCGCCGGGCCTTGTGTCCATTTCGCCTGAACGAACGCCGACAGCGGCACCATGTTCCCGGCGTTGTTGCGCACGTGCATTTGCAGCAGGTCATCGACCTGACTGCGCTGATCGCCTTCGGCTTGTACCACCACGCGCTGCATCCGCCCCTGATTGGGGAAGTCGTTGATGTAGGAAGAACCCACGGCGGTGGACAATACGTTGCCGATGTCAGCGAACGACACGCCCAGCGCGTTGGCCTGCTTGCGATCCACTTCCAGTTGCACCTGCGGCGCTTCGGCCAGCGCGCTTTCACGCACGTTCATCAGCACCGGACTTTTCTCCGCGGCGGCGAGCAGTTCGCTGCGCGCCTGCATCAATGTCGCGTGACCGAGACCGCCGCGATCCTGCAGGCGGAATTCGAAGCCGCTTGAGGTACCGAGGCCGTCAACCGGTGGTGGCAGCACGGCGAACGCGACGGCGTCCTTGATCTGGCTCAGGGCGATGTTGGCACGGTCGGCAATCGAGGTGGCCGAATCATCGCTGCCGCGTTCGGACCAGTCCTTGAGGGTGGTGAACGCCAGTGCCGCGTTCTGCCCGCTGCCGGAGAAGCTGAAGCCGAGAATCACCGTGCTGTCGCCGACTCCGGGTTCACTGGCGTTGTGGGCTTCGATCTGTTCGACCACCTGCACCGTACGGTTCTTGCTCGCACCCGGCGGCAGTTGAATGTCGGTGATGGTGTAACCCTGATCCTCGACTGGCAGGAACGAGGAGGGCAGACGCGCAAAGCACAACCCCATGCCGATCAGCAGCACGCCGTAAATCAGCAGATAACGCCCGCTACGCTTCAATGCGTAACCGACCCAACCCTGGTAGCGATCGGTCAGTCGTTCGAAGCGGCGGTTGAACCAGCCGAAGAACCCGCTCTTCTCGTGATGTTCGCCCTTGGCAATCGGCTTGAGCAGCGTGGCGCACAGCGCTGGCGTCAGGGTCAGGGCAAGGAACGCCGAGAACAGGATCGAGGTGGCCATCGACAGCGAGAACTGTCGGTAAATCACGCCCACCGAACCCTGCATGAACGCCATCGGGATAAACACCGCCACCAGCACCAGGGTGATGCCGATAATTGCCCCGGTGATCTGCTTCATCGCCTTGCGTGTCGCCTCTTTCGGCGACAGGCCTTCGGTGGCCATGATCCGCTCGACGTTCTCCACCACCACGATGGCGTCGTCCACCAGAATGCCGATGGCCAGCACCATGCCGAACATGGTCAGCACGTTGATCGAGAAACCCAGGGCGAGCATGGTGGCGAAGGTGCCCATCAGGGCCACGGGCACCACCAGCGTCGGGATCAGCGTGTAGCGGATGTTCTGCAGAAACAGGAACATCACCGCAAACACCAGCAGCATCGCTTCGCCGAGGGTGTAGACAACCTTGGTGATCGAGACCTTCACGAAGGGTGAGGTGTCGTACGGAATCTTGTACTCGACACCGGCCGGGAAGTAGCGCGACAGCTCGTCCATCTTCGCCCGGATCAACGTGGCGGTCGCCAGGGCATTGGCCCCCGGCGCCAGTTGCACGCCGACGGCGGTCGACGGTTTGCCGTTCAGGCGTGTGCCGAACTGGTATTCCTGACTGCCGATCTCGACCCGCGCCACGTCACCGATGCGCACGGTGGAGCCGTCACGGTTGGCCTTGAGCACGATGTCGGCGAATTCTTCCGGGGTCGACAGCTGACCCTTGACCAGAATGGTCGCGGTGATTTCCTGCGTAGACGGATTGGGTAAATCGCCGATGCTGCCTGCCGATACCTGGGCGTTTTGCGCGACGATGGCGGCGTTGACATCGGCCGGGGTCAGGTTGAAACCGATCAGCTTCTGCGGATCGATCCAGATCCGCATCGCCCGTTCGGCGCCATACAACTGCGCCTTGCCGACACCGTCGATGCGCTTGATTTCGTTCATCACGTTGCGTGCCAGATAGTCACTGAGCGCCACGTCATCGAGTTTGCCGTCGCTGGAGGTCAGGGTGATCAGCAACAGGAAACCGGCCGAGACTTTTTCCACCTGCAAACCTTGCTGGGTCACCGCTTGCGGCAGCCGCGACTCGACCACTTTGAGGCGGTTCTGTACATCAACCTGCGCCAGCTCCGGGTTGGTGCCCGGCTGGAAGGTGGCCTTGATCGTCGCGCTGCCGAGGCTGCTCTGCGATTCGAAGTACAGCAGGTGATCGGCGCCGTTGAGCTCTTCCTCGATCAGGCTGACCACGCTTTCATCGACGGTCTGCGCCGAGGCGCCAGGGTACACGGCGTAGATTTCGATCTGCGGTGGCGCGACGTCGGGGTACTGCGCCACCGGCAATTGCGGAATGGCCAGCGCACCGGCCAACAGGATGAACAGGGCGACGACCCAGGCGAACACCGGGCGATCGATAAAGAACTGCGGCATATAAAAGCGTCCTGCTTACTGACCAGAGGTCTGGGCAAGTGGAAGAGGGGTGTCGTCGATCTGCACTTTTTCGCCGGGGCGGGCGTGTTGCAGGCCTTCGATGACAATACGGTCGCCGGGCTTGAGGCCGCCGGTGACGATCCAGCGGTCGTTCTGTACGGCGCCCAGTTGCACCGGTTGCTGTGCCACGCGCAGTTGATCGTCGACGGTCAGCACCTGGGCCACGCCGGCGCTGTCACGTTGGATGGCACGTTGCGGCACGCTGATGCCGTGCTGGATAACGGCTTGCTCAAGGCGTACGCGGATGAAGCTGCCCGGCAGCAGGTCGAGGTCCGGGTTGGGGAACTCGCTGCGCAGAATGATCTGGCCGGTGCCCGGATCGACGGTGATGTCGCTGAACAGCAACTTGCCGGGCAACGGATACAGACTGCCGTCATCCTGAATCAGCGTGGCCTTGACCTGATCCTGACCGACTTCCTGCAATTGCCCGGAACGGAAGGCGCGACGCAGTTCATTCAGTTCTCGGGTCGATTGAGTGAGGTCGGCGTGGATCGGGTTGAGCTGCTGAATCAACGCCAGTGGCGTGGTTTCGTTCTGCCCGACCAGCGCACCTTCGGTGACCAGCGCTCGCCCGACGCGCCCGGAAATCGGCGCGGTGACGGTGGCGTAACCCAGATTCAACTTCGCGCGCTCCACCGCTGCCTTGTTCGCCGCCACATCAGCGGCGGTTTGTCGGGCATTGGCGCGGGCGTTGTCGTAATCCTGAGCACTGATGGCCTTGTCGTCGATCAACTGCGCGTAGCGCTGCTCCTGCAACTTCGCCTGGAACGCGTTGGCCTCGGCTTTGCGCAGCGCGGCTTCGGCGCTGTCCAGATCAGCCTTGAACGGTGCCGGGTCGATGCGGAACAGCACGTCGCCCTTTTTCACGTCGCTGCCTTCGCGGAAGGTGCGTTGCAGCACCACCCCGGCCACCCGCGCACGCACTTCGGCAATGCGTGGTGCGGCGATGCGCCCGCTCAGTTCGCTGCTGATCGACAGGGGGCGGGCCTCGATGGTTTCGATGCGCACGGTGGCCGGCGGTGCTTGCTCTTCGGCCTTCGAGGACGAATCACAGGCACTCAACGACAGTGCGACGGCGATCAGGCCGAGCCCGGCCAGCAGATTTTTCGACATGTACCACCCCCAATATTGAAGCCCGCATCCTACGGCCAGACGCCGAGGGTAGCGGTGAAGCTTTGTAGGCGCTGTGTGAAATTGTGTAAGGGTTTTACTCAGGGACGGGTGAGGGCGTATATCCTTTACGCCTTGAAATTTATTGCGACAGATAAACCGCTATCGCGAGCAGGCTCACTCCTACAAGGTTTGTGTTGGTCACAGATTTTGTGTCTGGCAGAGTTCCAATGTAGGAGCGAGCCTGCTCGCGATGAGGTCCGAACAGTCGCCACAGCACTTTTCTGGAACACCCCATGCCCAACATCCTCCTGGTCGAAGACGACACCGCCCTCGCCGAACTGATTTCCAGCTACCTGGAGCGCAACGGCTATTCCGTCAGCGTGATCGGGCGCGGCGACCATGTGCGTGAACGGGCACGGATCAATCCGCCGGACCTGGTGATCCTCGACCTGATGCTGCCGGGTCTCGACGGGCTGCAGGTCTGCCGTTTGCTGCGCGCGGATTCGGCAACGTTGCCGATCCTGATGCTGACCGCCCGCGACGACAGCCACGATCAGGTGCTGGGTCTGGAAATGGGCGCCGACGACTACGTCACCAAGCCGTGCGAACCTCGCGTTCTGCTGGCCCGGGTGCGGACCTTGCTGCGCCGCAGCAGCCTCGGTGAACCAATGACCGTCAATGACCGGATCGTCATGGGCAACCTCTGCATCGACCTGTCCGAGCGCACCGTGACCTGGCGCGAGCAGCCAGTGGAGCTGTCCAGCGGCGAATACAATCTGCTGGTGGTGCTGGCCCGGCATGCCGGTGAAGTGCTGAGCCGCGATCAGATCCTTCAGCGCCTGCGCGGCATCGAGTTCAACGGCACCGACCGCTCGGTGGACGTGGCGATTTCCAAGTTGCGGCGCAAGTTCGACGACCATGCCGGCGAGGCGCGCAAGATCAAGACCGTGTGGGGCAAGGGTTACCTGTTCAGCCGTTCGGAATGGGAATGCTGAGCTGATGTTCAGAATCCTGTTTCGCCTGTATCTGGTGACGATTATTTCCTATAGCGCGGCGATCTATCTGGTGCCGGATCTGGTGATCATGGTGTTCCGTGATCGCTTCATCACCTATAACCTCGACTTTTCCCGAGGCCTGCAATCGCTGATCACTCGCCAGTTTCACGCCGTGCCCCGAGACCAATGGCCGGCACTGGCGCAGTCGATGGACAAGGACTTTCAGCCGCTGCAGATCGTTCTGGCGCGCATCGACGACGCCGAGTTCACCGCTGCCGAGCAGGAACGGTTGCGTCGCGGCGAGAACGTGGTGCGCATTGGCGATTGGGGTTGGAGGACGTTGGCGGTCACGCCGCTGAACGATGACGTCGCCGTGCAAATGGTGGTGCCGCCGGATCCGCTGGACGTCAATCTGTTGTACTGGAGCATCAACGTGCTCATCGGCGCGAGCATGCTCGCCTGCCTGCTGCTGTGGATCCGCCCGCACTGGCGTGATCTGGAACGCCTCAAAGGTGCCGCCGAACGCTTCGGCAAGGGCCACTTGAGTGAGCGCACGCAGATCCCGGCCAGCTCCAACATCGGCAGTCTGGCGAATGTTTTCGACACCATGGCCGGCGACATCGAGAACCTGCTCAACCAGCAGCGCGACCTGCTCAATGCGGTGTCCCATGAATTGCGCACGCCGCTGACCCGTCTGGATTTCGGTCTGGCCCTCGCGCTGTCCGATGACTTGCCGGCGACCAGTCGCGAGCGCCTGCAAGGGTTGGTGGCGCACATTCGCGAACTGGATGAGCTGGTGCTGGAGTTGTTGTCCTACAGCCGCCTGCAGAATCCGGCACAATCGCCCGAGCAGGTCGAGGTCTCGCTGGACGAGTTCATCGACAGCATTCTGGGCAGTGTCGATGAAGAACTGGATTCACCGGACATCGTCATCGATGTGCTGCTGCACGGTCAGCTCGAACGGTTTTCGCTGGACCCGCGCCTGACCGCCCGGGCCATCCAGAACCTGCTGCGCAATGCCATGCGCTATTGCGAGAAGCGCATTCAGATTGGCGTGCAGGTCAGCCTCGATGGCTGCGAGATCTGGGTGGACGACGATGGCATTGGTATCCCGGATGACGAACGTGAGCGGATTTTCGAGCCGTTCTATCGCCTCGACCGCAGTCGCGACCGTGCCACCGGTGGATTTGGCCTGGGCCTGGCGATCAGCCGCCGGGCGCTGGAGGCGCAGGGCGGGACGTTGACGGTGGAGAGCTCGCCGTTGGGGGGAGCGCGGTTCCGGTTGTGGCTACCGACTACTGCCTGAGTATCAAATCCCTGTAGGAGCTGTCGAGTGAAACGAGGCTGCGATTTTTTGATCCTGATTCTTGAAATCAACATCAAAAGATCGCAGCGTGCCGCAGCTCCTGCAGGGGTTGTGTGTTGTTCAGATCAGTTGGTTCGATTGAATCAGGCCAACCCCGGCCGTCTGCATCCGCTCCATGGCCGCCGCCAGTGATCCTTCCATATCGATGGCGCGACAGGCATCCAGCACCACAAACGCATTGAACCCGGCCGCCCGCGCATCCAGCGCGGAAAACATCACACAGAAATCCAGCGCCAGCCCGACCATGTACACCGTGTCGATACCGCGCTCCTTCAGATAGCCGGCCAGCCCCGTGGTGGTCCGCCGGTCCGCTTCGAGAAATGCCGAATAACTGTCGATATCAGGATTGCAGCCCTTGCGGATGATCAGTTGCGCATGGGGCAGATCCAGTTTCGGGTGAAACTCGGCACCGGTCGTGCCTTGCACACAATGCTGCGGCCAGAGTGTCTGCTCGCCGTAGGGCAACTGAATCACGTCGTAAGGCTTGCGCCCCGGATGACTGGAGGCAAAGGACGCGTGGCCGGTCGGGTGCCAGTCCTGTGCAATGACCACCTGTTTGAACAGGCCACCGAGGCGATTGATCAGCGGCACGATCTGATCGCCTTCGGGCACGGCCAACTGGCCGCCGGGGGTAAAGTCGTTCTGCACGTCAATGACCAGCAGGACGGTGCGGGGTGACATCTGCATCGGTGCTTGCTCCTTGGATAATCGCCCGCTCAGCATAGTGGAGCGGCACTCACGCGCCCAGTTTGTCGACCAAGTGTTTTGCCAGGTCTTCCAGCGCCAGCGCCGGGTTGTGCCCGATCAACATCCACGCATGTTCACCCTCGGTCCAGTACACCACGTTCATCTCATGCCGTCGTTCGTGAGCCAATGGCCGGCGGCCGCTGTTGGAGCGGGTCACGCACAGCGCCAGCGGCCCATGTTTCGCGTCCAGATAGGTCAGTTGTGCAATCGGCACGCCGTCGTACTCAAGCATCTGTGCACGCTTGAGTTCGGCACCCGGCAACTTCACCAGCGCTGGCGACAGATTCAGCCCCAACCGCGCATCCACCGTACGCAGTTGCGCGCGCTGACTGGCTTCGTCGCTGGGCAGGTGGTCGAGGGTCTGTGGCACATACAGCGCCATGTAGTCGCCTACCAGCGCGCGCCAGTTATGCGATTGCTGCGTTTGCCAGGCGATCAACAGGCGATCGGCCAACACGCCGCCAGCCACCAGACTCGCGGCGGCCGCACCGATAAACCAGCGACGGCTCAGGCCCGGCCGCTGGGGCGGGGCGATGGCATCGAGGCGCGCCTGCAAACGTTCCAGTGGCGCCTGTTGCGCCAGTTCGTCATAGGCCTCCTTGTAGGGCAGGCTGCTGCGGTCGAGCCATTGCACTCGCAGGCTGAGCAACGGGTCGTCGGCAATCGCGTTGTCGAGCTGGCTGCGGTAGGCCGGGTCCAGCTCGTCATCGAGGTAGGCCGTCAGTTGTTCGTCGGAGGGTTTGTTCATGGGTGGTCACCTCCGGTAGTTTTTGGCACGGCTTGGAGGGGCGGATATTCCGCCAGTTTCAGGCGCGCAGTGGCCAGGCGACTCATGACCGTACCGATCGGTACTTGCAGGATCTCGGCGACCTCGCGGTAGGACAAACCTTCGACATACGCCAGGTACACGGTTTCGCGCTGGGCTTCGGGCAGCGCGTCGACCCGGCGGATCACCTGCGCCGCCATCACGTGCGTCTGCGCGGCGTATTCGCCATCGAAGGCCAGTTGCCCGTCGGCATCGACCTGACCTGCGCCCTGACGAACCCGGCGCGCGCGCACTTCGTTGAGCCAGATCGAATGCAGGATGCTCAGCAGCCAGCGATCCATGCGCGTGCCGGCCACGTATTGCCCGGCACGTTCCAGCGCCCGCACACAGGTCGCCTGCACCAGATCCTCGGCCACGTGCCGATTGCGCGACAGCAGCAGACCGTAACGCCACAGTCGCGCCAGATGCTGTCCGAGTTCTGCTCTGAATGCCTGATCGCTGACGATGATGGCCTTCCTTTATCTAGTTCAGGTTTTCGATGAATCGTTGATGGCTTCGGCCAGGTCCTGGTATTCCTCGCAGGACGTGCCGCAAATCGATTTGATCTGCTGCAACTGCTCCTGCGCCAGATCGACGCGGCCTTTGATCACATAGGCTTCGCCGAGGTATTCACGCACTTGCGCGTACTGCGGATCGAGTTTCACCGATTGCAGGTAATAGCTGATGCCTTCATCGGTGCGCCCCAGTTTTCGCGTGGCGTAACCGCGATAGTTGAGGGCTTTGGCGGTGTTCGGTTGTTTCAGGGTGTCGAGCAGGGCCAGGGCTTCTGCGTATCGACCGTCCTTGGCCAAGCGGTAGGCGTAGTCGGTGCGATCGGCATCCGGCACGGCGCTGCTGGTTTGCAGCACGCATTTGTGCGATTTGCTGTCCCAGACTTGCCCTTTTGGGCAGTTGGGCTTCTGCACGGGCGCACTTTCATCGCCATTGGCAAAGGCCATCGACGCGGACAATGCGGTCACCAGCAGCAACGGGGCGGCGAACATAACGGAACGGATAGTCATGGGCAAGGCTCCACAGAGGGTTATGTTTCACTTTGAACACCACAGCACGGCATTTTATTCATCGCTTTGTCAGGGTCTGTTCAAGGTACGCGCAAATCGTCGCGTTATGCTCAAGAACGCCAGCCGTCCATCCAGCGCCTTGCCATGCCGCCGCGCTGACACACGAGGAACTGCCATGAAAGATCAGGTCCATCACTCTGCAGCCGCCGGCTACAAGACCGCCGCCGATACCTACGTCAAAGGTCGCCCCGATTATCCGCCGCAGGTCAGTCAGTGGCTGACACAAACGCTGGGCCTGGACAGTCACAAGACCGTCATCGATCTGGGCGCCGGCACCGGCAAGTTCACCGGACGGCTGGCGGCCACTGACGCGCAGGTGATCGCCGTGGAACCGGTGGCGCAGATGCTGGAAAAGCTCTCCGCGGCCTGGCCCGACGTGCTGGCCGTGAGCGGCACCGCGACCGATCTGCCATTGCCCGACGCATCGGTGGACGTGGTGGTTTGCGCGCAGGCGTTTCACTGGTTTGCCACGAAAGAAGCCTTGACCGAAATTGCCCGGGTACTCAAACCCGGCGGCAAGCTCGGCCTGATCTGGAACCTGCGCGACGCGCAGGTCAGCTGGGTGCCGAAACTCGACGCCATCGTCAACGCCCATGAAGGGGATACGCCGCGTTATTACACTGGCCAATGGCGCGAGGCGTTTCCGCATCCGGCGTTCGGACCGCTGCAATTGCAGCAATTTCACCATGGGCACACCGGCTCGCCGGAAGACGTGATTTTCAATCGGGTGCGCTCCACCAGCTTCATCGCTGCCTTGCCGCAGGCGCAGCGGGACAAGGTCGATGAGCAGGTCCGCGCATTGATTGCCTCGGAACCGGCATTGCGTGGGCGGCATGTACTGACGGTGCCGTATGAGACGGCGGCGTATGTGGGGGTGAAGGGCGGTTAGATCGGGGCGGTTTCATCGCCAGCAGGCCGGCTCCCACATTTTTCGCGTCGGATACAAAAAAACCTGTAGGAGCTGCCGAAGGCTGCGATCTTTTGACGTTGAAGATCAAAAGATCGCAGCCTTCGGCAGCTCCTACAGGGACTCGAGCGCGAAAAAATTCTCCTGGGGGTGCCAGCCTGCTGGCGATTGGCGGCGCCGCCGATTTCAGCCAGTCCCGCATTTGGCCGAACCGCCATCGTGATGCCTTGTTATAGTTCGGGCCTCATTTTCTGCCCGGTAAAGGATCACTGCCATGTCTCAATACACCGCCTTCAGCGTCGAACTGGCCGACAAAATCGCTCATGTGCAGATCAATCGTCCGGAAAAGATCAACTCGATGAACGCCGCGTTCTGGAGCGAGATCGTCGAGATTTTCCAGTGGATCGATGACACCGACGAAGTGCGGGTGGTGGTGCTCAGCGGCAACGGCAAACACTTTTCCTCCGGCATCGACCTGATGATGCTCGCCGGCGTTGCCAATGAGCTGGGCAAGGACGTCGGCCGTAACGCGCGCCTGCTGCGGCGCAAGATCCTCACCCTGCAAGCCTCGTTCAACGCCGTCGACAACTGCCGCAAACCGGTGCTGGCAGCGATTCAGGGCTACTGCCTGGGCGGTGCGATCGACCTGATTGCCGCCTGCGACATGCGTTACGCCGCCGAAGACGCGCAATTCTCGATCAAGGAAATTGACATCGGCATGGCCGCCGATGTTGGCACTTTGCAACGGTTGCCACGGATCATCGGTGACGGCATGCTGCGTGAACTGGCTTACACCGGACGCACCTTTGGCGCTGAGGAAGCGCGCAGCATTGGTCTGGTCAATCGCGTTTACGCTGACAAGGACCTGCTGCTCGAAGGCGTGATGGACATTGCCCGCGACATCGCCGGCAAGTCGCCGATTGCGGTCACTGGCACCAAGGAAATGATCAGCTACATGCGCGACCATCGTATCGACGACGGCCTCGAATATGTTGCCACCTGGAACGCCGCCATGTTGCAATCCACCGACTTGCGCGTGGCCATGGCCGCCCATATGAGTAAACAGAAACCCGAATTTCTGGATTGAGAAACCATGACAGCTCGCTGGACCACTGCAGTACTGGACACCGATCAACCCGGCGGCTGGGCCGTGGCGCGCAGCCCCGAAGGCTTTCTGTTCGATGACAACGGCGCGCTGTTCGCGCGGGAATGGCTCAAGCGCCAGGACCTGTCAGTCCTCGCCGAACACGGCATCGGCCACCTCGATGGCGAGCCGGTGTATTTGCTGGAATTGCACAATGCCAGCGAAGTGCCGGGTTGCAACTGGAAGGGCCTGCGGGCGTTCATGCTGGATGGCGATCACACGGTCTACAAGGTGCTGGGTTATGCCGCGCAGATCGGCACCTGGGCGCGCGAGCATCGCTTTTGCGGCAACTGCGGGCAGGCGATGACGCAGGTGTCGCGCGAGCGGGCGATGTATTGCCAGCCGTGCGAACTGCGCAGTTACCCGCGCATTTCACCGAGCATGATCGTGCTGGTCACCCGGGGGGACGAGATCCTGCTGGCGCGCTCTCCGCGTTTTGTCAGCGGGGTCTACAGCACGCTGGCCGGGTTCGCCGAGCCGGGCGAGTCGGCGGAGGATTGCCTGATTCGCGAAGTGCGCGAGGAGGTCAGTATCGAAGTGAAGAACATCCAGTACATGGGCAGCCAGTGCTGGCCGTTCCCGCATTCGATGATGCTCGGGTTCCATGCCGAATACGCCGGTGGCGAGATCATCTGTCAGGAAGACGAGATCGAAGACGCCCAGTGGTTCAATGTGCACGATTTGCCGCCGTTGCCGGCGTCAAAATCGATTGCCCGTTACCTGATCGACGTCTACGTGGCGCGCCGTTTAGGCCACGCTGAACCAGTGCTGCCAGGCTAACCGCACGGTCAGCCCCAGCACCACAGTGATGAACACCGGACGAATGAACTTGGCGCCGCCGCTGATCGCGGTGCGCGCCCCGAAGAAGGCGCCGACCATCACCGACAGGCCCATGCTCAGGCCGATGATCCAGTCCACTTGCCCGGAAAACACGAACACCGACAGCGCCGCAATGTTGCTGACGAAGTTCATGCTGCGCGCCACGCCGCTGGCCTTGACCAGATCGATCGGGTAGAGCAGCAGGCTGCTGACCGTCCAGAACGCGCCCGTGCCGGGACCGGCCACGCCGTCATAGAACCCCAGACTGAAGCCCTGACTCGACTGCCATTTCTTTTTGATCGGTGCATCGC
Coding sequences within it:
- a CDS encoding response regulator transcription factor, whose translation is MPNILLVEDDTALAELISSYLERNGYSVSVIGRGDHVRERARINPPDLVILDLMLPGLDGLQVCRLLRADSATLPILMLTARDDSHDQVLGLEMGADDYVTKPCEPRVLLARVRTLLRRSSLGEPMTVNDRIVMGNLCIDLSERTVTWREQPVELSSGEYNLLVVLARHAGEVLSRDQILQRLRGIEFNGTDRSVDVAISKLRRKFDDHAGEARKIKTVWGKGYLFSRSEWEC
- a CDS encoding efflux RND transporter periplasmic adaptor subunit, producing the protein MSKNLLAGLGLIAVALSLSACDSSSKAEEQAPPATVRIETIEARPLSISSELSGRIAAPRIAEVRARVAGVVLQRTFREGSDVKKGDVLFRIDPAPFKADLDSAEAALRKAEANAFQAKLQEQRYAQLIDDKAISAQDYDNARANARQTAADVAANKAAVERAKLNLGYATVTAPISGRVGRALVTEGALVGQNETTPLALIQQLNPIHADLTQSTRELNELRRAFRSGQLQEVGQDQVKATLIQDDGSLYPLPGKLLFSDITVDPGTGQIILRSEFPNPDLDLLPGSFIRVRLEQAVIQHGISVPQRAIQRDSAGVAQVLTVDDQLRVAQQPVQLGAVQNDRWIVTGGLKPGDRIVIEGLQHARPGEKVQIDDTPLPLAQTSGQ
- a CDS encoding efflux RND transporter permease subunit gives rise to the protein MPQFFIDRPVFAWVVALFILLAGALAIPQLPVAQYPDVAPPQIEIYAVYPGASAQTVDESVVSLIEEELNGADHLLYFESQSSLGSATIKATFQPGTNPELAQVDVQNRLKVVESRLPQAVTQQGLQVEKVSAGFLLLITLTSSDGKLDDVALSDYLARNVMNEIKRIDGVGKAQLYGAERAMRIWIDPQKLIGFNLTPADVNAAIVAQNAQVSAGSIGDLPNPSTQEITATILVKGQLSTPEEFADIVLKANRDGSTVRIGDVARVEIGSQEYQFGTRLNGKPSTAVGVQLAPGANALATATLIRAKMDELSRYFPAGVEYKIPYDTSPFVKVSITKVVYTLGEAMLLVFAVMFLFLQNIRYTLIPTLVVPVALMGTFATMLALGFSINVLTMFGMVLAIGILVDDAIVVVENVERIMATEGLSPKEATRKAMKQITGAIIGITLVLVAVFIPMAFMQGSVGVIYRQFSLSMATSILFSAFLALTLTPALCATLLKPIAKGEHHEKSGFFGWFNRRFERLTDRYQGWVGYALKRSGRYLLIYGVLLIGMGLCFARLPSSFLPVEDQGYTITDIQLPPGASKNRTVQVVEQIEAHNASEPGVGDSTVILGFSFSGSGQNAALAFTTLKDWSERGSDDSATSIADRANIALSQIKDAVAFAVLPPPVDGLGTSSGFEFRLQDRGGLGHATLMQARSELLAAAEKSPVLMNVRESALAEAPQVQLEVDRKQANALGVSFADIGNVLSTAVGSSYINDFPNQGRMQRVVVQAEGDQRSQVDDLLQMHVRNNAGNMVPLSAFVQAKWTQGPAQLTRYNGYPAIAISGEPSPGHSSGEAMAEIERLVAQGPKGLGQEWTGLSLQERLSGSQAPILLGLSLLIVFLCLAALYESWSIPTSVLLVVPLGVLGAVLAVTLRGMPNDVFFKVGLITIIGLSAKNAILIIEFAKSLYDEGHDLIDATLQAARLRLRPIVMTSLAFILGVVPLAIATGASSASQQAIGTGVIGGMITATLAVIFVPLFFVVVMKLVQRFTRHH
- a CDS encoding ATP-binding protein; its protein translation is MFRILFRLYLVTIISYSAAIYLVPDLVIMVFRDRFITYNLDFSRGLQSLITRQFHAVPRDQWPALAQSMDKDFQPLQIVLARIDDAEFTAAEQERLRRGENVVRIGDWGWRTLAVTPLNDDVAVQMVVPPDPLDVNLLYWSINVLIGASMLACLLLWIRPHWRDLERLKGAAERFGKGHLSERTQIPASSNIGSLANVFDTMAGDIENLLNQQRDLLNAVSHELRTPLTRLDFGLALALSDDLPATSRERLQGLVAHIRELDELVLELLSYSRLQNPAQSPEQVEVSLDEFIDSILGSVDEELDSPDIVIDVLLHGQLERFSLDPRLTARAIQNLLRNAMRYCEKRIQIGVQVSLDGCEIWVDDDGIGIPDDERERIFEPFYRLDRSRDRATGGFGLGLAISRRALEAQGGTLTVESSPLGGARFRLWLPTTA
- a CDS encoding tetratricopeptide repeat protein codes for the protein MTIRSVMFAAPLLLVTALSASMAFANGDESAPVQKPNCPKGQVWDSKSHKCVLQTSSAVPDADRTDYAYRLAKDGRYAEALALLDTLKQPNTAKALNYRGYATRKLGRTDEGISYYLQSVKLDPQYAQVREYLGEAYVIKGRVDLAQEQLQQIKSICGTSCEEYQDLAEAINDSSKT
- the pncA gene encoding bifunctional nicotinamidase/pyrazinamidase, which translates into the protein MQMSPRTVLLVIDVQNDFTPGGQLAVPEGDQIVPLINRLGGLFKQVVIAQDWHPTGHASFASSHPGRKPYDVIQLPYGEQTLWPQHCVQGTTGAEFHPKLDLPHAQLIIRKGCNPDIDSYSAFLEADRRTTTGLAGYLKERGIDTVYMVGLALDFCVMFSALDARAAGFNAFVVLDACRAIDMEGSLAAAMERMQTAGVGLIQSNQLI
- a CDS encoding RNA polymerase sigma factor; translation: MARLWRYGLLLSRNRHVAEDLVQATCVRALERAGQYVAGTRMDRWLLSILHSIWLNEVRARRVRQGAGQVDADGQLAFDGEYAAQTHVMAAQVIRRVDALPEAQRETVYLAYVEGLSYREVAEILQVPIGTVMSRLATARLKLAEYPPLQAVPKTTGGDHP
- a CDS encoding anti-sigma factor family protein, which encodes MNKPSDEQLTAYLDDELDPAYRSQLDNAIADDPLLSLRVQWLDRSSLPYKEAYDELAQQAPLERLQARLDAIAPPQRPGLSRRWFIGAAAASLVAGGVLADRLLIAWQTQQSHNWRALVGDYMALYVPQTLDHLPSDEASQRAQLRTVDARLGLNLSPALVKLPGAELKRAQMLEYDGVPIAQLTYLDAKHGPLALCVTRSNSGRRPLAHERRHEMNVVYWTEGEHAWMLIGHNPALALEDLAKHLVDKLGA